One genomic region from Gammaproteobacteria bacterium encodes:
- a CDS encoding P-II family nitrogen regulator: protein MKKIEAIIKPFKLDDVREALSEVGVSGLTVTEVKGFGRQKGHTELYRGAEYVVDFLPKVKIELVVAEAMVDGAIEAITEAARTGRIGDGKIFVSSVDKIVRIRTGETDEDAI, encoded by the coding sequence ATGAAAAAGATCGAAGCAATCATCAAGCCGTTCAAGCTGGACGATGTGCGCGAGGCATTGTCCGAAGTGGGGGTAAGCGGTCTCACGGTTACAGAAGTCAAAGGCTTTGGCAGACAAAAGGGTCACACCGAGCTCTATCGCGGTGCGGAATATGTTGTCGATTTCTTGCCCAAAGTAAAAATTGAACTGGTGGTGGCCGAGGCCATGGTAGATGGCGCGATTGAAGCCATCACCGAAGCGGCGCGTACCGGCCGCATCGGTGACGGAAAGATATTTGTCAGCTCTGTTGACAAGATAGTGCGAATCCGTACAGGTGAAACAGACGAAGACGCGATCTAG
- a CDS encoding outer membrane protein assembly factor BamD — translation MSRRIIYLWSVIAASLLISACATTEEDPTKDWSPQRFYVEAKNAFAAGNKETAIKYFEQLEARYPYGRYAEQAQLEVAYVYYKHEEPELALSAANRFIRLHPTHANIDYVYYLKGLINFNNRGGTLGRMLGIETDVADRDPRAAREAFNTFRELVNKFPRSRYAPDARKRAAYLLDSLARHEIKVAQYYLKRKAHTATLNRCKIILEKYQRTRSVEDALGIMAVTYGEIGLDDLRKDTLRVLSKNFPNSDYLKAGAADLARTKEFS, via the coding sequence ATGTCACGTCGAATCATTTACCTGTGGTCTGTAATCGCAGCCAGCCTTCTGATCAGCGCTTGCGCCACGACCGAAGAAGATCCAACCAAGGACTGGTCGCCGCAACGCTTTTATGTTGAAGCCAAAAATGCCTTTGCTGCCGGCAACAAGGAAACGGCGATCAAGTACTTCGAACAGCTCGAAGCACGCTATCCCTACGGGCGTTACGCCGAGCAGGCCCAGCTTGAGGTAGCTTATGTCTATTACAAGCACGAGGAGCCGGAACTGGCACTGTCTGCTGCAAACCGGTTTATCCGCCTGCATCCGACGCATGCCAATATTGACTACGTCTACTACCTGAAGGGCCTGATCAATTTCAACAATCGTGGTGGCACACTGGGTCGCATGCTCGGCATCGAAACAGACGTGGCTGATCGTGACCCGCGCGCAGCACGCGAAGCATTCAATACTTTCCGGGAACTGGTAAACAAGTTCCCACGCAGCCGCTATGCTCCGGATGCACGCAAACGCGCTGCCTACCTGCTTGATTCACTGGCGCGTCATGAAATCAAGGTGGCGCAGTACTACCTTAAGCGGAAGGCGCATACCGCAACCCTGAATCGCTGCAAAATCATCCTGGAAAAGTACCAGCGCACCCGGTCTGTTGAAGACGCACTGGGAATTATGGCTGTTACCTACGGAGAGATTGGCCTTGACGATCTCAGGAAAGATACCTTGCGCGTACTCAGTAAAAACTTTCCAAACTCGGATTACCTGAAGGCCGGTGCCGCCGATCTGGCACGCACCAAGGAATTTTCCTGA
- the rluD gene encoding 23S rRNA pseudouridine(1911/1915/1917) synthase RluD, translating to MSEEQVLILEVPEDLANMRLDQALSSMVAGHSRAQLQQWIKDGRVLLGDRQPKQRDRVAAGDRLEIRVPEPEPADDWQPEPMALDVIYEDDQIMVLNKPAGLVVHPGAGNTNGTLLNALIAHAPGIENIARAGIVHRLDKDTSGLMVVAKTESARLNLVEQLAEHAVAREYLAVVNGLMVAGGTVDEPMARHPKDRKRMAVVPYGGKDAVTHYRVEEKFRAHTLVRASLETGRTHQIRVHMTYINYPLVGDPVYGGRLKFPKACSESMKDGLRRFSRQALHATRLMLEHPQTGEEMSWHVPLPRDMEDLLDVLRADAREHADD from the coding sequence ATGAGCGAAGAGCAGGTTTTGATACTGGAAGTGCCCGAAGACCTGGCCAATATGCGGCTGGATCAGGCGTTGTCGTCCATGGTGGCTGGACATTCCCGAGCCCAGTTGCAGCAGTGGATCAAGGACGGCCGGGTTTTGCTGGGAGACCGGCAGCCGAAACAGCGTGACCGGGTAGCCGCCGGTGACCGTCTCGAAATTCGTGTTCCCGAGCCAGAGCCGGCTGATGACTGGCAACCGGAGCCTATGGCGCTGGATGTCATCTACGAGGACGACCAGATCATGGTACTCAACAAGCCGGCCGGCCTGGTGGTGCACCCGGGTGCCGGTAATACCAACGGAACACTGCTCAATGCCTTGATTGCTCATGCTCCCGGGATCGAGAACATTGCCCGCGCCGGGATTGTGCATCGGCTCGACAAGGATACCTCCGGGTTAATGGTGGTTGCCAAAACCGAGTCGGCTCGCCTGAACCTGGTAGAGCAGTTGGCTGAACACGCTGTCGCGCGCGAGTACCTGGCGGTAGTGAATGGGCTGATGGTGGCCGGTGGCACCGTGGATGAGCCCATGGCGCGTCACCCCAAGGATCGGAAGCGTATGGCGGTTGTACCCTATGGCGGCAAGGATGCGGTGACCCATTACCGCGTCGAGGAAAAATTCCGTGCCCATACGCTGGTTCGGGCATCGTTGGAGACAGGTCGAACCCACCAGATTCGCGTTCACATGACCTATATCAACTACCCGCTGGTGGGTGACCCGGTTTACGGGGGGCGTCTCAAGTTTCCAAAAGCCTGTTCTGAATCCATGAAAGACGGCTTGCGCCGGTTTTCACGGCAGGCGCTGCATGCGACCCGGTTGATGCTGGAGCACCCGCAAACCGGGGAAGAAATGAGCTGGCACGTACCGCTGCCGCGGGACATGGAGGACCTCCTCGACGTATTGCGCGCTGATGCCCGGGAACATGCCGATGACTGA
- the pgeF gene encoding peptidoglycan editing factor PgeF → MTEQYGASLIVPDWPAPASVKAVSTTRIGGVSRGVWGSLNLGRHVNDLPDNVTTNRERLAQLASLPAEPRWLNQVHGTAVVDAATVSIAVDADASFTSQLTTVCVVMTADCLPALFCNRQGTVVAAAHAGWRGLAAGVLEQALVAMAVSPADVLVWLGPAIGPHAFEVGTEVRDAFISQHPETATAFEPVADGKWLADIYSLARIRLGSAGVSEIYGGEFCTFSDPDRFFSYRRDNETGRMASLIWLA, encoded by the coding sequence ATGACTGAGCAGTACGGCGCCAGCCTGATTGTGCCTGACTGGCCGGCACCGGCTTCAGTGAAAGCCGTTTCGACCACCCGGATTGGCGGCGTCAGCCGGGGTGTATGGGGCAGTCTGAATCTAGGCCGGCATGTGAATGATCTGCCGGATAACGTGACGACCAACCGGGAACGGCTTGCACAGCTGGCGAGTTTGCCTGCCGAACCAAGATGGCTGAACCAGGTCCATGGTACAGCCGTGGTGGATGCGGCGACCGTATCCATAGCTGTTGATGCGGATGCCAGCTTCACCAGCCAACTCACAACGGTATGTGTTGTCATGACAGCCGACTGCCTGCCGGCACTGTTTTGCAACCGGCAGGGTACTGTGGTTGCCGCCGCCCATGCCGGGTGGCGGGGACTGGCTGCGGGAGTCCTGGAGCAAGCGCTCGTGGCGATGGCTGTATCGCCGGCGGATGTGCTGGTATGGCTGGGTCCGGCCATCGGGCCGCACGCCTTTGAAGTCGGTACCGAAGTGCGCGATGCATTTATCAGCCAGCATCCCGAAACGGCTACAGCTTTTGAGCCCGTTGCTGATGGCAAGTGGCTGGCGGATATCTATAGTCTTGCGCGAATTCGCCTGGGTAGCGCGGGGGTAAGTGAGATATATGGCGGCGAATTTTGTACCTTCAGCGATCCTGACCGGTTTTTTTCCTACCGTCGCGACAATGAAACCGGGCGCATGGCCAGCCTGATCTGGCTTGCGTGA
- a CDS encoding ZIP family metal transporter encodes MDSLLLWIVVFTAMGGVLSVSGAGLFLVLPRHLADRILPSLVSFAIGALLGAAFLGLLPHALENPKVTDVHDITFTVLIGLLVFFVLEKMVLWRHCHHAECEAHGTELHADHDHDHDHDHHHGHGPVAAANNDVSAGKLILVGDAMHNLVDGVLIAAAFLVDVHLGMVTALAVIAHEIPQEVGDFAILLQGGMSRSKAFMFNILSGLTSVIGGVLAYFFLADAESAVPYVLALAASSFIYIAVADLIPGLHKRTDISETLAQVSLIGAGVVVIYFVHSSLH; translated from the coding sequence ATGGATTCGTTGTTATTGTGGATAGTGGTATTTACCGCCATGGGTGGCGTGCTCAGCGTCAGCGGCGCCGGCCTGTTCCTGGTGCTGCCGCGACACCTGGCTGACCGCATTCTGCCATCGCTGGTGAGTTTTGCCATTGGCGCACTGCTCGGCGCGGCATTCCTCGGTTTGTTGCCGCATGCCCTCGAGAATCCGAAAGTAACCGACGTTCACGATATTACGTTCACTGTGCTCATCGGTTTGCTGGTGTTTTTTGTCCTGGAAAAAATGGTGCTCTGGCGCCACTGTCATCACGCCGAGTGCGAGGCGCATGGAACCGAGTTACACGCTGATCACGATCACGATCACGATCATGACCATCACCATGGGCATGGTCCGGTGGCGGCGGCCAATAATGATGTCAGTGCCGGCAAGCTGATCCTGGTCGGTGATGCCATGCACAACCTGGTGGATGGCGTACTGATTGCTGCCGCGTTCCTGGTCGATGTGCATTTGGGTATGGTGACGGCGCTGGCGGTAATTGCCCATGAAATTCCGCAAGAAGTGGGTGATTTCGCCATCCTGCTGCAGGGCGGAATGAGTCGCAGCAAGGCATTCATGTTCAATATTCTTTCAGGACTGACCAGTGTGATTGGTGGCGTGCTGGCCTATTTCTTTCTCGCCGATGCAGAATCTGCCGTACCGTACGTACTGGCGTTGGCGGCATCGAGCTTTATCTATATCGCTGTAGCCGACCTGATCCCAGGGCTGCACAAGCGTACCGACATTTCAGAAACACTTGCCCAGGTATCGTTGATCGGCGCCGGTGTTGTTGTAATCTACTTCGTACACTCATCGCTGCACTAG
- the nadC gene encoding carboxylating nicotinate-nucleotide diphosphorylase has product MLDQEIKNNVANALREDLGSGDLTAQLLPADGQAVAEIICREQAVICGQAWVNECFAMVDPVIHLDWHIQEGQQVDANSSVCRINGSARNMLIAERTALNFLQTLSAVATATQHYVNAVAGTGVRILDTRKTIPGLRLAEKYAVRCGGGHNHRIGLFDAILIKENHIRAAGSIAKALGLANSSTDGSVKIEIEVESLDELQQALAAGARYILLDNFSNDQLREAVQINSGRANLEASGDVSLDTVRDIALTGIDEISIGGLTKHIRATDFSMLFDISQ; this is encoded by the coding sequence ATGCTGGATCAGGAAATCAAGAACAATGTCGCCAATGCACTCAGGGAAGACCTGGGCAGCGGCGACCTGACTGCACAACTGCTGCCGGCCGACGGCCAGGCTGTTGCAGAGATCATTTGCCGAGAACAAGCGGTCATTTGCGGCCAGGCCTGGGTGAATGAATGCTTTGCCATGGTGGATCCAGTCATTCACCTCGACTGGCACATACAGGAAGGCCAGCAAGTCGATGCAAACAGCAGCGTATGTCGCATCAATGGTTCAGCACGAAACATGTTAATAGCCGAGCGAACAGCATTGAATTTTTTACAGACATTATCTGCTGTCGCCACCGCCACGCAACACTATGTGAATGCCGTTGCCGGTACCGGGGTTCGCATACTGGACACCCGGAAAACCATCCCCGGCCTGCGCCTCGCCGAGAAATACGCTGTACGTTGTGGTGGTGGTCACAATCATCGTATCGGCCTGTTTGATGCCATCCTGATCAAGGAAAACCATATCCGTGCGGCTGGCTCCATCGCCAAGGCGCTTGGCCTGGCAAATTCTTCCACTGATGGGTCAGTAAAAATCGAAATCGAGGTGGAATCGCTGGATGAACTCCAGCAGGCATTGGCCGCCGGCGCACGCTACATTCTGCTGGACAACTTCAGCAATGATCAGTTACGCGAAGCGGTCCAAATCAATAGCGGTCGCGCCAATCTTGAAGCATCCGGCGATGTCAGCCTCGATACTGTTCGTGACATTGCCCTGACCGGCATTGATGAAATTTCCATTGGCGGCCTGACCAAGCATATCCGGGCAACAGATTTCTCGATGCTCTTTGATATAAGCCAGTAA
- a CDS encoding SUMF1/EgtB/PvdO family nonheme iron enzyme — MKVTSLDLDQALQHGITIASRLPEHAWTTQFHPELSPVGWHIGHMVFIERYWLLEQVLGQPLQDLEKQLYFPWLSPKSLRGGQLPCRAQHLDRLLRLHEETVYVLNNLVADGHSHELLRDDYLLLFLVQHHHQHNETLMQVCQQYALQHSDPDFTPSSCPGGRDVISPSVLLESAMVTIGLLDDARAYDNEIPRHEVPVEEFSIASGPVSCAEYLGFVESAGYSRPEHWTPDGWRWLQQNNIALPGNWRRHDSGRYYIIDVATGSLGPREMSAAEPVTLLSHHEASAFASWAGLRLPTEFEWEYSRSYKSFSEDQSNQCWEWCSNTFQPYPGFRPFPYDGYSTPWFDNRHYVLRGASRFTSDWIKRLSFRNFYTADTRHIFSGLRLAD; from the coding sequence ATGAAGGTCACCAGCCTTGATCTCGACCAGGCCCTGCAGCACGGCATTACCATAGCATCACGATTGCCCGAGCATGCCTGGACTACGCAATTCCATCCCGAGCTCAGCCCGGTTGGCTGGCATATCGGTCACATGGTTTTTATCGAGCGCTATTGGTTGCTCGAACAAGTACTGGGTCAACCGCTCCAGGATCTTGAGAAACAACTCTATTTCCCCTGGCTAAGCCCAAAATCGCTTCGCGGTGGTCAACTGCCTTGCCGGGCGCAACATCTTGACCGGCTGCTTCGGCTACACGAAGAAACTGTTTATGTACTGAACAACCTGGTTGCCGATGGTCACTCGCATGAGCTGTTGCGAGACGATTACTTGCTGCTGTTCCTGGTCCAGCATCATCACCAGCACAACGAAACTCTCATGCAGGTTTGCCAGCAATATGCGCTGCAGCATTCCGACCCGGATTTCACCCCTTCAAGCTGTCCAGGTGGTCGCGACGTTATCAGTCCATCTGTGTTGCTCGAAAGCGCAATGGTGACTATTGGTCTCCTGGACGATGCCCGCGCGTACGACAATGAAATTCCGCGCCATGAAGTCCCGGTTGAAGAATTTTCCATTGCCTCCGGGCCGGTAAGTTGCGCTGAATACCTGGGCTTCGTGGAATCGGCTGGCTACAGCCGGCCTGAACACTGGACACCGGATGGCTGGCGCTGGCTGCAACAGAATAACATTGCGCTACCTGGAAACTGGCGCCGTCATGATTCCGGTCGCTACTATATTATAGATGTGGCCACGGGCTCACTCGGCCCCCGGGAAATGTCTGCCGCCGAGCCGGTCACCCTGCTCAGCCACCATGAAGCCAGCGCTTTTGCATCCTGGGCCGGCTTGCGGCTGCCGACCGAATTCGAGTGGGAGTACAGTCGATCGTACAAATCCTTCAGCGAAGATCAATCCAATCAGTGCTGGGAGTGGTGCAGCAACACGTTTCAGCCCTATCCCGGTTTCAGACCATTCCCCTACGATGGTTACTCAACTCCCTGGTTTGACAACCGGCATTACGTCCTGCGTGGCGCCAGTCGATTTACCTCTGACTGGATCAAGCGTCTCAGCTTCCGGAATTTCTATACTGCCGATACCCGCCACATCTTTTCCGGGCTCAGGCTGGCTGACTGA
- the egtC gene encoding ergothioneine biosynthesis protein EgtC — MCRIACYLGREILLKDLLLEPHHSLLKQSWEPLEMREGRLNADGYGFGWYDDNGRAARYSNPMPIWTDPNLEPLARSLSKQLWMANVRSATRNMDVSHANTQPFLDDRYIFLHNGYIKDFPTEVRHGFRCGLDADIDAHVHGTTDSEYLFALFRQLRRKHQNFELTDLLAALLDDLGKSMAGRKCLLNIAVSDGQNIVASRHAVNGDCPSLYYTVNNACFPDAVVVASEPLHPDRGWVSLPNHSIISIDDNGHADISPL; from the coding sequence ATGTGCCGAATCGCCTGTTATCTTGGTCGCGAGATCCTGCTCAAGGATTTACTGCTTGAACCTCATCACAGTCTGCTCAAGCAATCCTGGGAACCCCTGGAGATGCGCGAGGGCCGACTCAATGCCGACGGCTACGGTTTCGGCTGGTACGATGATAACGGTCGCGCAGCACGCTACAGCAACCCCATGCCCATCTGGACGGATCCGAACCTGGAGCCGCTGGCGCGCAGTCTCAGCAAGCAACTGTGGATGGCCAACGTACGCAGCGCCACACGCAATATGGACGTGAGTCATGCAAACACCCAGCCGTTCCTGGATGATCGATACATCTTTCTTCATAATGGCTACATCAAGGATTTTCCCACCGAAGTTCGTCACGGATTTCGGTGCGGACTGGACGCCGATATTGATGCCCACGTACATGGAACAACGGATTCCGAATACCTGTTTGCCCTGTTCAGGCAGTTGCGCCGAAAGCACCAGAACTTTGAACTGACTGACCTGCTTGCCGCGCTACTGGACGACCTGGGCAAATCCATGGCAGGCAGAAAATGTCTTCTGAACATCGCCGTCAGTGATGGCCAGAATATTGTTGCCAGCCGCCATGCCGTTAACGGCGACTGTCCCAGTCTTTATTACACGGTCAACAATGCATGTTTTCCCGATGCGGTGGTGGTTGCATCAGAGCCATTGCACCCTGATCGCGGCTGGGTCAGCCTGCCGAATCACAGCATCATCAGTATTGACGACAACGGACATGCCGACATAAGTCCGTTATGA
- the egtD gene encoding L-histidine N(alpha)-methyltransferase: protein MESGFSGILTAHAVQDRINITTITDRPVYQDLADDVASGLSREQKSLPAKYFYDERGSDLFDRICLTPEYYPTRTEDELLSCCAADILECIHPHSIVELGSGASRKTRHFFDACERRNIKPTYRPVDICGQMLLHAGSRLCGLYPWLEIDAMVLDYTADLQHLEDRNERRLFAFLGGTLGNFTETEACTFLSEVRNIMRHDDRLLVGVDRVKDHGILNAAYNDAEGLTAEFNLNMLRVLNRELGAGFNPDQFEHRAWFNESDAQIEMHLRAIRAQKVRMRDLPNRFCFEQDETILTEISRKFTRNSFEQLLAAAGLDTEAHFEPDNSYFSLFLVRPTSGRI, encoded by the coding sequence ATGGAATCAGGGTTTTCCGGGATATTGACCGCGCATGCTGTACAGGATCGGATCAATATCACCACGATTACAGACAGGCCGGTGTACCAGGACCTGGCCGACGATGTGGCCAGTGGGTTGTCACGGGAACAAAAAAGTCTGCCGGCAAAATATTTTTATGATGAACGTGGTTCAGATCTTTTTGATCGCATTTGCCTGACTCCAGAGTATTACCCTACTCGTACTGAAGATGAGTTGCTTTCCTGCTGCGCCGCTGACATCCTGGAATGCATTCACCCGCACTCCATTGTTGAGCTCGGCAGTGGCGCCAGCCGAAAGACCCGCCATTTTTTCGACGCCTGCGAACGGCGGAACATCAAACCAACCTATCGCCCGGTTGATATATGCGGGCAAATGTTGCTGCATGCGGGAAGCAGGCTTTGCGGCCTGTATCCATGGCTGGAAATTGATGCCATGGTGCTGGATTACACGGCCGATTTGCAGCACCTGGAGGACCGCAACGAGCGAAGATTGTTTGCCTTTCTGGGCGGTACGCTTGGGAACTTTACCGAGACGGAAGCCTGCACGTTTCTGTCAGAAGTGCGAAATATCATGCGCCATGATGATCGGTTGCTGGTTGGTGTGGACAGGGTAAAGGATCATGGCATATTGAACGCGGCATACAATGATGCCGAAGGCCTGACGGCAGAATTCAATCTCAATATGTTGCGGGTGCTGAATCGTGAACTGGGTGCCGGGTTCAATCCAGATCAGTTTGAACACAGGGCATGGTTCAATGAATCGGACGCGCAAATTGAAATGCATTTGCGCGCAATCAGGGCCCAGAAAGTCCGGATGCGTGACCTGCCTAACCGGTTTTGTTTTGAGCAAGATGAAACCATTCTTACCGAGATCAGTCGCAAGTTTACCCGTAATTCGTTTGAACAACTCCTGGCTGCAGCAGGTCTCGACACTGAAGCGCATTTCGAGCCAGATAATAGTTACTTTTCTCTGTTTTTGGTCCGCCCGACAAGTGGTAGAATTTGA
- a CDS encoding metalloregulator ArsR/SmtB family transcription factor: MKTQFAIHLPDGWMPYSRMFAALGDETRQKILLIFEHDEEICVNDIARLFNISRPAISHHLKVLRNAGLVNSEKRGKEVYYSVNREYFANVLEVVYRTMAEQNKQGQLIN, from the coding sequence GTGAAGACGCAATTTGCAATCCATTTGCCAGATGGCTGGATGCCATATTCTCGCATGTTCGCCGCCTTGGGCGATGAAACACGACAAAAAATCCTGTTAATTTTTGAGCATGACGAGGAAATCTGTGTAAACGATATCGCGCGCTTGTTTAATATCAGTCGCCCGGCGATTTCCCATCACCTGAAAGTCTTGCGCAACGCTGGTCTGGTGAACAGCGAAAAGCGCGGCAAAGAAGTGTATTACAGCGTTAATCGCGAATACTTTGCCAATGTTCTTGAAGTGGTGTATCGGACCATGGCCGAGCAGAACAAGCAGGGCCAGCTGATCAATTGA
- a CDS encoding MFS transporter, translating to MNGYEPVRRREIVAWAMFDFANSGFTTVVLTAIFNAYFVSVIAGQIVSNGNAATLLWTITTSIAYLMVLASAPVIGAIADYGAHKKRFLVITSLACIGFTVLLATAREGDIALAVFGVIMATFMFAAGESLISAFLPELVPPEKMGRISGYGWAVGYLGGLLVLALCLVYIESAKLRGLGANHYVSVSLMITAASFLVGALPSYLWLRERAQAGPPLALSAYVRTGFFRLGQTMKHVRHYRDLFRFLIILAIFYCGIYIVVTLAAVYAQQVMGFDTVDNIKLILVVNITAAVGAFAFGHIQDRLGSIQTLALTLLLWIAALVIAYYTHDRVTFWIAANIIGVAMGSSQSAGRALVGQFSPASHSAEFFGLWSMATKLAAVVGPLSYGAVTYITGDHRQAILVTTGFFVAGLLLLFTIDEQRGRQAATKTFA from the coding sequence GTGAACGGTTACGAGCCTGTACGCCGTCGCGAGATTGTCGCCTGGGCGATGTTTGATTTTGCCAATTCCGGTTTCACGACAGTCGTATTAACGGCAATATTCAACGCTTATTTCGTATCTGTGATTGCCGGGCAAATTGTCAGTAATGGCAATGCCGCAACCTTGCTGTGGACGATCACAACATCTATTGCCTATCTTATGGTGCTTGCCAGCGCCCCGGTAATCGGTGCTATCGCTGATTACGGCGCGCATAAAAAGCGTTTCCTGGTAATTACTTCGCTGGCTTGTATTGGTTTTACCGTGCTGTTGGCAACTGCCAGGGAAGGCGATATCGCGCTGGCGGTATTTGGTGTGATCATGGCGACGTTCATGTTCGCGGCCGGTGAAAGCCTGATCTCGGCATTTCTCCCGGAGTTGGTGCCACCGGAAAAAATGGGGCGGATTTCCGGTTACGGCTGGGCGGTAGGCTATTTAGGCGGCCTGTTGGTGCTGGCATTGTGTCTTGTCTATATCGAGTCGGCCAAGCTGCGAGGACTGGGCGCCAATCACTACGTCTCCGTCAGCTTGATGATTACCGCGGCCAGTTTCCTGGTTGGCGCGCTGCCCTCGTACTTGTGGCTGCGTGAACGAGCGCAGGCGGGCCCGCCACTGGCGTTGTCAGCATATGTTCGAACAGGCTTTTTCCGCCTGGGTCAGACCATGAAACATGTGCGTCACTATCGCGACCTGTTCCGATTCCTGATCATCCTGGCAATCTTCTATTGTGGAATCTATATCGTCGTGACCTTGGCGGCGGTTTATGCCCAGCAGGTAATGGGTTTCGATACGGTCGATAATATCAAGCTGATCCTGGTGGTAAATATTACAGCGGCCGTAGGCGCCTTTGCATTCGGGCATATACAGGATCGACTGGGTTCTATCCAAACATTGGCGCTGACCTTGCTGTTATGGATAGCGGCGCTGGTCATTGCCTACTATACCCATGATCGCGTGACATTCTGGATTGCGGCCAACATTATCGGTGTAGCCATGGGTTCAAGCCAGTCCGCCGGGCGCGCCCTGGTCGGGCAGTTTTCGCCTGCCAGCCACAGCGCCGAGTTTTTTGGCTTGTGGTCAATGGCAACCAAGCTGGCTGCTGTCGTCGGACCGCTTAGTTATGGCGCCGTCACCTATATCACCGGGGATCATCGGCAGGCGATCCTGGTAACGACGGGATTCTTCGTGGCTGGATTATTATTGTTGTTCACTATTGACGAGCAGCGAGGCCGGCAGGCGGCGACAAAAACGTTTGCCTGA
- a CDS encoding prenyltransferase: MNPVLRTTRPHFLVLSPIMVGLALATAHWLGYRPDLLLIVYACIGAVAAHVSVNAFNEYLDFISGLDAQTRRTPFSGGSGALPENPHLANRVLELAIAALVVSASIGLFFAWYRGPMMLVPGIAGLALVIFYTNWITRQPLLCLLAPGFGFGPVMIIGSYMVFTGEYSWPAVIVSLPAFFLVNNLLLMNQYPDIEPDRRAGRRHLLIAFGPRVGLYVYAVFALLPYVVLGVAVWMHYLPHLGLIALLALPASLFSTLRLAVFLAHGTPLQPGLAANVVASLLYPLLLATGLLLA, encoded by the coding sequence TTGAACCCGGTATTACGAACAACCCGACCACATTTCCTGGTGCTGTCACCGATCATGGTGGGCCTGGCACTGGCGACAGCCCATTGGCTGGGTTACCGGCCCGATCTGCTGCTGATAGTCTATGCTTGCATTGGTGCCGTAGCGGCCCATGTCAGTGTCAACGCATTTAACGAATACCTGGATTTTATCAGCGGGCTTGATGCTCAAACCCGGCGTACACCCTTTAGCGGCGGCAGCGGAGCGTTGCCGGAAAATCCCCATCTGGCAAATCGAGTGCTGGAACTGGCTATTGCCGCATTGGTCGTCAGCGCATCTATTGGATTGTTTTTTGCCTGGTATCGCGGACCGATGATGCTGGTTCCAGGGATTGCGGGCCTGGCATTGGTTATTTTTTATACCAACTGGATTACCCGGCAGCCGCTGCTGTGCCTGTTGGCCCCGGGGTTTGGCTTCGGACCGGTTATGATTATCGGCAGCTATATGGTGTTTACCGGCGAGTATTCATGGCCGGCAGTAATTGTTTCGTTGCCGGCCTTTTTCCTGGTGAACAACCTGTTGCTGATGAACCAGTACCCGGATATTGAACCGGATCGGCGGGCAGGTCGTCGACACCTCCTGATTGCGTTCGGTCCGCGGGTCGGTTTGTATGTATACGCGGTGTTTGCATTATTGCCATACGTCGTACTGGGCGTTGCGGTCTGGATGCACTACCTTCCGCACCTGGGCCTGATCGCGCTGCTGGCATTGCCGGCGAGCCTGTTCTCTACCCTGAGACTGGCCGTTTTCCTTGCTCATGGAACTCCTTTGCAGCCCGGCCTGGCAGCCAACGTTGTGGCCAGTCTGCTGTACCCGCTGTTGCTGGCGACCGGCCTGCTGCTGGCCTGA